TAACCGGGCGGGCCGATCAGCTGCGGCACGATGAAGTCGCCCAGGGTCAGGGAAAAGGTGAAGATCGACCCGGCGGCGATCCCCGGTACAGATAACGGCAGGATCACCTGCAGGAAGGTCTGGCTTGGCCTGGCGCCGAGGTCGGCCGAGGCTTGCAGCAGCGAGGGCGGCAGGCGCTCCAGTGCCGCCTGGATCGGCAGGATCATGAATGGCAGCCAGATGTATACGAACACCAGGAAGCGCCCCAGGTGCGAGGTCGACAGGGTACTGCCACCCAGGCCGGGAACCGCGAGCACCAGTTGCAGCAGCGCCTCCAGGTGCAGGTGCTGGATGAACCATTGGGCCACGCCGCCTTTGGCCAACAGCAGCGTCCAGGCGTAGGTCTTGACGATGTAGCTGGCCCACATCGGCATCATCACCGCGATATAGAAGAACGCCTTGGTGCGGCCGGTGGTGTAGCGCGCCATGTAGTAGGCGATGGGGAAGGCCAGCACGGCACTGGCAAGTGACACCGCCACGGCCATGGCCAGGGTGCGCAGGATGATGTCGAAGTTCGCCGGGTTGAACAGCGCGACGAAGTTGGCCAGGGTCAGGTCCGGCGTCACCGCCATGGTGAAGTCGTCGAAGGTGTAGAAGCCCTGCCACAACAGGTTCAGCAGCGAACCGAGGTAGATCGCGCCGAACCACAGCAAGGGTGGGACCAGCAGCATCAGCAGGTACAGGTTGGGGCGTCGGTAGAGCATGTTGCTCAGGCGCCGCAGGGGCGAGCTTGCCGGGTACGCCGAGGCAAGGTTCATAGGACGGTTTCCTGCAATGCCGTCATTGCCTCTCGTGGCCAGCGGGCATGTACGCGCTGGCCGGTTTGCCAGGTCGGCGCATCGGCCTGCCAGCGGTCATTGGCCTGGCTCACGGCCAGTACCTGGCCGTTGTCCAGTTTCACCTCGAAGCGAGTGGTGCTGCCCTGGTACTGGATGTCGTGGAGTTCGCCGCTGACCTGCACTTGGTGGCCGCTGGCCTGGCCGTCCAGGCGGATGTGTTCGGGGCGGATGGAGAACGGCAGGGGGCTGCCGCTGAGCTGTTGGGCCAGCTCGCCGCGCAGCACATTGGAGGTGCCGACGAACTCGGCGACGAACGTGGTCGCCGGCTTCATGTAGAGGTTGCGTGGCGAGTCGACCTGTTCGATACGCCCACGGTTGAACACCGCTACCCGGTCGGACATCGACAGCGCTTCAGTCTGGTCGTGGGTGACGAAGATGAAGGTAATGCCCAGTTGTCGCTGCAGCTTCTTCAACTCGCCCTGCATCTGCTCGCGCAGCTTGAGGTCGAGGGCACCGAGCGGCTCGTCGAGGAGCAACACCCGCGGGCGGTTAACCAGCGCCCGAGCCAGGGCTACACGCTGACGCTGGCCGCCGGAAAGCTGCGCCGGTTTGCGTGCGCCGTAGCCCGCCAAGGCCACCATGGCCAGGGCTTCTTCTGCGCGGGCGTGGCGCTCGGGCTTGGCGACGCCCTTGACCTTCAGGCCGTAGGCAACGTTGTCACGCACGTTCATGTGGGGGAACAGCGCGTAGTCCTGGAATACCGTGTTGACGTCACGCTGGTAGGGTGGCAGGCCCGCGGCCTCGACCCCGTGGATGCGGATCGAGCCGCTGCTGGGCTGTTCGAAACCGGCGATCAGGCGCAGGCAGGTGGTCTTGCCCGAGCCGGACGGACCGAGCATGGAGAAGAACTCGCCATCCTGGATATCGATGCTGACCTGGTCGACCGCCTTGACCTCGCCGAAGGTGCGGGAAACCTGGGTGAACTGGACTGCTGGGGGCATGGTGCTATCCGATATTGATGCTGGTTCATTCGGGCCATATCGTCTGTCGGAGCGGCTTCAGCCGCGATGCGGGCTTCGCGGTGCCTGGCACCCGCTGCGCGGGTGATCGCGGCTGAAGCCGCTCCTACAGAGGTCATATCAGATCAATGGGTTGAATCTTGTTCCGGGGCGCTCCTATCGCCCGCCCATGATCGCGATATAGTCCTGGGTCCAGCGGCTATAGGGTACGAACTTGCCCCCTTCGGCCTGCGGGGTCTTCCAGAAGGCGATCTTGTCGAAGTTGTCGAAACCGTTGGTCTTGCAGCCCTCGGCCCCCAGCAGCTCGCTGCCGGTACAGGCCGCTGGCACTGCGGGCAACGAACCGAACCAGGCCGCCACATCGCCCTGCACCTTCGGTTGCAGCGACCAGTCCATCCACTTGTAGGCGCAGTTGGGGTGCTTGGCCTCGCTGTGCAGCATGGTGGTGTCGGCCCAACCTGTGGCGCCTTCCTTCGGTACCACCGAGGCCACTGGCTGCTTGTCGGCCTGCAGCCCGTTGACCATGTAGCCCCATGAGCTGGTGGCGACTACACCCTCGTTCTTCACATCGCTCATCTGCACCGTCGCGTCATGCCAGTAGCGGTGGATCAACGGCTGTTGCTGGCGCAGCAGGTCGAGCACGGCCTTGTACTGGGTTTCGGTCAGTTCGTAAGGGTTCTGGATACCCAGTTCGGGTTTGGCAGACTTGAGGTAGAGCGCCGCGTCGGCGATGTAGATCGGCCCGTCGTAGGCCTGCACGCGGCCTTTGTTGGGTTTGCCGTCGGGCAGGTCCTGGGGCTCGAACACCACGCTCCAACTGGTCGGCGGTTGCTTGAATACGTTGGTGTTGTAGAGGAGCACGTTCGGGCCCCACTGGTAGGGGGTGCCGTATACCTGGTTATTGACCACGTACCAGGCACCGTTGTGCAGGCGTGGGTCGAGGTTCTTCCAGTTGGGGATCAGCGCGGTATTGATCGGTTGCACGCGCTTGCCAGCGATCAGCCGTAGCGAGGCGTCGCCCGAGGCGGTGACCAGGTCGTAGCCGCCCTTGGTCATCAGGCTGACCATCTCGTCGGAGGTGGCGGCGGTCTTCACGCTGACCTTGCAGCCGGTTTCCTTCTCGAAGCCGGTGACCCAGTCGTAGGCCTTGTCGCTTTCACCCCGTTCGATGTAGCCGGGCCAGGCGATGATATCCAGCTGCCCTTCGCCGGCGCCGAGCGTGCCTGGCAACTGGGCGGCCTGCAGGCCGGCACTGGCTACTAGCGCGCCGAACAATACAGTCTTGTTCACTGACATGGTGGTCCCTCTTGCTGAGTCGCATGGACGGGGGAGAGGTCGAGGCTGGGCATTGGCCAGGCATCGAAACAGGCGAAGAAAAGCCGGGGCAGACGCGGGTCGTTCATAGGCGGCCTTCTTGTTGGTCTTGATCGCCAGATCGAGTCTAGTTCGTTTTTTGTCTACTTCCCGCGCAACATTCGGAAGCATTTGCACGGGTGGCGAGACGGCTGCCCGGGCCTACTCTGGGTGCCTCTTTTCCTACAGCGGAGACATGCCAGATGAATACTCGGAGCCTGCTCGACCAACTGCTCAAATCGGGTCAGGAACTGCTCGGTAACCAGGCCGGCAAGGGTGTGGCCGGCAAGTCGGGTGGCCACGGCCTGGGCAGCCTGCTTTCCGGCGCCGGTGGCGGTGCGCTGGCGGCGGGCGCCATGGGCTTGCTGCTGGGCAGCAAGAAGGCGCGCAAGTACGGTGGCAAGGCCCTCACCTACGGTGGCCTCGCCGCGTTGGGCGTGCTGGCCTACAAAGCCTACGGCAACTGGCAGGCGCGCCAGGGGGCGGGCAGCCACGAGCCGCAGACGCTGGACCGCCTGCCGCCGGCCCAGGTCGAGCAGCACAGCCAGGCGGTGCTGCGTGCGTTGGTGGCGGCGGCCAAGTCCGACGGCCATATCGATGAGCGTGAGCGGGCGTTGATCGAGGGGGAGTTCACCCGCCTGGACAGCAGTCAGGAACTCCAGCACTGGTTGCACGCCGAACTGAACAAGCCACTGGACCCGGCTGAAGTGGCCCGTGCCGCGCAAACACCGGAAATGGCCGCCGAGATGTACCTGGCCAGCGTGATGATGGTCGACCAGGAGAACTTCATGGAGCGCGCTTACCTCGATGAGCTGGCACGGCAACTGCGTCTGGACCCTGCGTTGCGCCAGGAACTGGAAAACCAGGTCAGGCTTGCCGCAGCTCAATGAGCTGGCATTTGGCCAATTCTTCAGGCATGGATGCCTGAATCTATCCGTATTCACCCGCAAAAGCGTAGGAAGCCTGGGCTATACTTCGGCGATTTTTCCCGCTCGTATCGAATTCCTGAGGGCTGAATGTGAAGAACTGGACCTTGCGCCAACGGATCCTGGCAAGTTTCGCCGTGATCATCGCCATCATGCTGCTGATGATCGTGGCCGCCTACTCGCGGCTGGTGGCGATCGAGTCCAGCGAAGAGGCGGTGGGGTCCGACAGCATTCCCGGTGTCTACTACAGCTCGATGATCCGCAGTGCCTGGGTCGACAGCTACGTCACCACCCAGCAACTGGTCGGTCTGTCGAACCATCGCGAGATCACCAGCGCCGACATGGAGCTGTATAAAGGCTTCGACGACCGCCTCAAGCAGCACATGACCAGCTACCAGGCAACTATCCGCGACGCTGATGACCAGGCCAGCTATGAAGCGTTCGTGCGCCTGGAAGAGGAGTACCTCAAGTCGGTCGGCCAGGTGCTCGACGCCTACCGGCAGAAGAACTATGCCGAAGCCCAGCGCCTGATTCTCGAAGTCCTCACCCCGGCCTGGGTGACCGGTCGCAAGCACCTCAATACCGTTATCGAGCGCAACCGCGAATCCGCCGAGGCCGCCACCAACGACATCGTCAGCGCCGTGAACACGGCCAAGGGCAGCATGATCGTCTCGCTGTTGCTGGCGATCATTGCCGCGGGTATATGCGGCCTGCTGCTGCTGCGTGCGATCACCGCGCCCATGCAGCTTATTGTCCATGCCTTGGACAAACTGCGTTCAGGCGACCTGAGCATGCGCCTGAACCTGGAGCGCAAGGACGAGTTCGGCGCTATCGAGGGGGGCTTCAACGAGATGGCCGAGTCCTTGGCCAACCTGGTGGCCCAGGCCCAGCGCTCGTCCGTACAAGTGACCACCTCGGTCACCGAAATCGCCGCCACCTCCAAGCAACAGCAGGCCACGGCCACCGAAACCGCAGCCACCACCACCGAAATCGGCGCGACTTCGCGGGAGATCGCCGCCACCTCGCGCGACCTGGTGCGCACCATGACCGAGGTCACTTCGTCGGCCGACCAGGCTTCGAGCCTCGCCGGCTCCGGCCAGCAAGGCCTGGCCCGCATGGAGGAAACCATGCACCAGGTGATGGGCGCCGCCGACCTGGTCAATGCCAAGCTGGCGATCCTCAACGAGAAGGCCAGCAACATCAACCAGGTGGTGGTGACCATCGTCAAGGTCGCCGACCAGACCAACCTGTTGTCGCTCAACGCCGCCATCGAGGCGGAAAAGGCCGGTGAGTACGGGCGTGGTTTCGCCGTGGTGGCCACCGAGGTGCGCCGCCTGGCCGACCAGACCGCCGTGGCCACCTACGACATCGAACAGATGGTGCGCGAGATCCAGTCGGCGGTCTCGGCAGGGGTGATGGGCATGGACAAGTTCTCCGAGGAGGTGCGCCGCGGCATGTTCGAGGTGCAGCAGGTGGGAGAGCAATTGGGGCAGATCATCCACCAGGTACAGGCCTTGGCGCCGCGGGTGCTGATGGTCAACGAAGGCATGCAGGCCCAGGCCACCGGCGCCGAACAGATCAATCAGGCCCTGGCCCAGCTCAGCGACGCCAGCACCCAGACCGTCGAGTCGTTGCGCCAGGCCAGTTTTGCCATCGACGAACTGAGCCAGGTGGCTACCGGCCTGCGTGGCGGTGTCTCGCGCTTCAAAGTCTGACGACGATGAACGACCTGCACCCCCGTGACGCGCGCGCGGCCATTGGCAACGGCGCGCTCTATCTGCAGTTTCGCATTGCCGAGCAACGCTTTGCTCTCGACGTACGCGAGGTGATCGAGGTGTTGCCGCGATGTGCGCTCAAACCCATCGCCCAGGCGCCGTCCTGGGTCGTCGGTGTGCTTGCCCACCGGGGTGCGCTGATCCCAGTGGTCGACTTGTCGGCCCTGAGCTTCGGCGTGGCGGCGCCTTCGCGCAGCAGCACGCGCCTGGTGCTGGTGCATTATCGTGGCGACCCGCTGCGCCCTGACCTGCAGTTGGGTCTGGTACTGGAGCAGGCCACCGATACCTTGCGCTGCCAGCCTGAGGAGTTCCAACCCTATGGCCTGGACAATGCCGACGCCCCCTACCTGGGGCCGGTGCGCCAGGACAGCCAGGGCTTGCTGCAACGGATTCGTGTCGACGACCTGCTCCCAACCGCGGTACGGCAGTTGCTGTATCCCGCCGAGAACGGGCAGGTGCCGGCATGAGCGAACAACGCTTCTTCCGCTTCCTGCGCGAGCGCATCGGCCTGGACGTGGAGTCGGTGGGGGCGCCGATGATCGAGCGCGCCTTGCAGCAGCGCTGTGTCGCTGTGCTGGCGGCGGACTTGGACGATTATTGGCTGCACCTGCAGCAATCGGCCGAGGAGCAACAGGCGCTGATCGAGGCAGTCATCGTCCCGGAGACCTGGTTCTTCCGCTATCCCGAATCGTTCGGTGCTCTGGTCGGCCTGGCCCACAAGCGAGTGGCCGAGCTGGCGGGGACGCGGCCATTGCGCATCCTCAGCCTGCCGTGCTCGACCGGCGAGGAGCCCTATTCGATTGCGATGGCCCTGCTCGACGGTGGCGTCGGCCCGGCTGCGTTTCGCATCGATGGCATGGACATCAGCCCCAACTCCGTGGCCAAGGCGCTGCAGGGGGACTATGGCCGCAATTCGTTCCGTGGCAGTGACCTGGCGTTTCGCGAGCGGCATTTCAGTCCGGTCGCAGAACTGCACCGCATCAATGAGCGCGTGCGCCAACAGGTCAACCTGCAGGTGGGCAACGTGCTGGACCCTGCGCTCAAGAGCCGTGAAGGGCTGTACGACTTCGTGTTCTGCCGCAACCTGCTGATCTATTTCGATGTGCCGACCCAGCAGCGCGTGTTCGAGGTGCTCAAGCACCTCACTCATGCCCATGGCGTGCTGTTCATCGGCCCGGCCGAGGGTAGCCTGCTGGCGCGCCTGGGCATGCGGCCAGTGGGGATCGCCCAGTCGTTTGCCTACGTGCGTCAGGAACCGATGCCCACCGCGCCGGTGAGTCGTTCGCTGCCAGCGGTGCGACCGATCGCACCGCCGCCGAAAGTGGTCGTGCTGCCAACCCGCAGTGTAAGGCCGATCCCCGCGCCGACGCCGACCGTCGAGCCCCGCGAGAGCGAGGCGCAGTTGCTGGGAGCCATTGCCCGCCACGCCAACACCGGCGACAGCGAGCAGGCCAGGGCCGGTTGCGAGCGCTATCTGCGCCAGTACGCGCCCAAGGCACAGGTCTATTACTGGCTGGGTTTGCTCAGTGACACCGAAGGCGATGCCGCGCAAGCCATTACCCATTACCGCAAGGCCTTGTACCTGGAGCCCCAGCACCCGGAAACCCTGGTGCACCTGGCCGCGCTGCTGGCTTCGCAGGGCGACGAAGCAGGCGCCCGGCGTTTGCAGGAACGCGCCGCGCGGGCGGGAAGGGAGTCTG
This genomic stretch from Pseudomonas entomophila harbors:
- a CDS encoding methyl-accepting chemotaxis protein, with translation MKNWTLRQRILASFAVIIAIMLLMIVAAYSRLVAIESSEEAVGSDSIPGVYYSSMIRSAWVDSYVTTQQLVGLSNHREITSADMELYKGFDDRLKQHMTSYQATIRDADDQASYEAFVRLEEEYLKSVGQVLDAYRQKNYAEAQRLILEVLTPAWVTGRKHLNTVIERNRESAEAATNDIVSAVNTAKGSMIVSLLLAIIAAGICGLLLLRAITAPMQLIVHALDKLRSGDLSMRLNLERKDEFGAIEGGFNEMAESLANLVAQAQRSSVQVTTSVTEIAATSKQQQATATETAATTTEIGATSREIAATSRDLVRTMTEVTSSADQASSLAGSGQQGLARMEETMHQVMGAADLVNAKLAILNEKASNINQVVVTIVKVADQTNLLSLNAAIEAEKAGEYGRGFAVVATEVRRLADQTAVATYDIEQMVREIQSAVSAGVMGMDKFSEEVRRGMFEVQQVGEQLGQIIHQVQALAPRVLMVNEGMQAQATGAEQINQALAQLSDASTQTVESLRQASFAIDELSQVATGLRGGVSRFKV
- the ydcS gene encoding putative ABC transporter substrate-binding protein YdcS; protein product: MSVNKTVLFGALVASAGLQAAQLPGTLGAGEGQLDIIAWPGYIERGESDKAYDWVTGFEKETGCKVSVKTAATSDEMVSLMTKGGYDLVTASGDASLRLIAGKRVQPINTALIPNWKNLDPRLHNGAWYVVNNQVYGTPYQWGPNVLLYNTNVFKQPPTSWSVVFEPQDLPDGKPNKGRVQAYDGPIYIADAALYLKSAKPELGIQNPYELTETQYKAVLDLLRQQQPLIHRYWHDATVQMSDVKNEGVVATSSWGYMVNGLQADKQPVASVVPKEGATGWADTTMLHSEAKHPNCAYKWMDWSLQPKVQGDVAAWFGSLPAVPAACTGSELLGAEGCKTNGFDNFDKIAFWKTPQAEGGKFVPYSRWTQDYIAIMGGR
- a CDS encoding ABC transporter ATP-binding protein, giving the protein MPPAVQFTQVSRTFGEVKAVDQVSIDIQDGEFFSMLGPSGSGKTTCLRLIAGFEQPSSGSIRIHGVEAAGLPPYQRDVNTVFQDYALFPHMNVRDNVAYGLKVKGVAKPERHARAEEALAMVALAGYGARKPAQLSGGQRQRVALARALVNRPRVLLLDEPLGALDLKLREQMQGELKKLQRQLGITFIFVTHDQTEALSMSDRVAVFNRGRIEQVDSPRNLYMKPATTFVAEFVGTSNVLRGELAQQLSGSPLPFSIRPEHIRLDGQASGHQVQVSGELHDIQYQGSTTRFEVKLDNGQVLAVSQANDRWQADAPTWQTGQRVHARWPREAMTALQETVL
- a CDS encoding ABC transporter permease produces the protein MNLASAYPASSPLRRLSNMLYRRPNLYLLMLLVPPLLWFGAIYLGSLLNLLWQGFYTFDDFTMAVTPDLTLANFVALFNPANFDIILRTLAMAVAVSLASAVLAFPIAYYMARYTTGRTKAFFYIAVMMPMWASYIVKTYAWTLLLAKGGVAQWFIQHLHLEALLQLVLAVPGLGGSTLSTSHLGRFLVFVYIWLPFMILPIQAALERLPPSLLQASADLGARPSQTFLQVILPLSVPGIAAGSIFTFSLTLGDFIVPQLIGPPGYFIGSMVYAQQGAIGNMPMAAAFTLVPIVLIAVYLSIVKRLGAFDAL
- a CDS encoding CheR family methyltransferase, with product MSEQRFFRFLRERIGLDVESVGAPMIERALQQRCVAVLAADLDDYWLHLQQSAEEQQALIEAVIVPETWFFRYPESFGALVGLAHKRVAELAGTRPLRILSLPCSTGEEPYSIAMALLDGGVGPAAFRIDGMDISPNSVAKALQGDYGRNSFRGSDLAFRERHFSPVAELHRINERVRQQVNLQVGNVLDPALKSREGLYDFVFCRNLLIYFDVPTQQRVFEVLKHLTHAHGVLFIGPAEGSLLARLGMRPVGIAQSFAYVRQEPMPTAPVSRSLPAVRPIAPPPKVVVLPTRSVRPIPAPTPTVEPRESEAQLLGAIARHANTGDSEQARAGCERYLRQYAPKAQVYYWLGLLSDTEGDAAQAITHYRKALYLEPQHPETLVHLAALLASQGDEAGARRLQERAARAGRESER
- a CDS encoding chemotaxis protein CheW, translating into MNDLHPRDARAAIGNGALYLQFRIAEQRFALDVREVIEVLPRCALKPIAQAPSWVVGVLAHRGALIPVVDLSALSFGVAAPSRSSTRLVLVHYRGDPLRPDLQLGLVLEQATDTLRCQPEEFQPYGLDNADAPYLGPVRQDSQGLLQRIRVDDLLPTAVRQLLYPAENGQVPA
- a CDS encoding tellurite resistance TerB family protein, yielding MNTRSLLDQLLKSGQELLGNQAGKGVAGKSGGHGLGSLLSGAGGGALAAGAMGLLLGSKKARKYGGKALTYGGLAALGVLAYKAYGNWQARQGAGSHEPQTLDRLPPAQVEQHSQAVLRALVAAAKSDGHIDERERALIEGEFTRLDSSQELQHWLHAELNKPLDPAEVARAAQTPEMAAEMYLASVMMVDQENFMERAYLDELARQLRLDPALRQELENQVRLAAAQ